The bacterium genome contains the following window.
GATCGCCGGCCTCGAGGCGGCGGCCGAGATCGTATGGACCCACCACGAGCGCCCGGACGGCGCCGGCTACCCGCGCCGCGTCTCGGCGGACCAGATCCCCATCGGGGCGCGGGTCATCATGGTGTGCGCCGCGTACGACGCGATGACCGAGGACCGGCCCTACCGCCGGGGCCTGCCGTCGCGCGCCGCCTGCGAGGAGCTGCGCCGGCACGCCGGCACGCAGTTCTTCCCCGACGTGGTCAACGCCTTCGTGCAGCTGCACGACAGCGGCCGGCTGTGGGAAGCGTTCACGCGCGACGAGCTCGAGATCTTCGTGCGCCGGGGCGACCTCGCCGCCGCCTGACCCGGCCGATCGCGCACGACATGCTCCGGGCGCCGCGCCGACAGGCACGGCGCCCGGCCAGCTTTGACGGGGACGGGACACCGCCGGCGCCACCGGTCCATCGGAAGAGCGTCCGTCCCCCCGGCTCGCGCCGGGCCCCGTCCGCCCTTCGGAGGTCCGCCATGAACCTGTCCCGCTTCGCCGCGCCCCTGCTGCTCGCCC
Protein-coding sequences here:
- a CDS encoding HD domain-containing phosphohydrolase — protein: IAGLEAAAEIVWTHHERPDGAGYPRRVSADQIPIGARVIMVCAAYDAMTEDRPYRRGLPSRAACEELRRHAGTQFFPDVVNAFVQLHDSGRLWEAFTRDELEIFVRRGDLAAA